One stretch of Ipomoea triloba cultivar NCNSP0323 chromosome 8, ASM357664v1 DNA includes these proteins:
- the LOC116026776 gene encoding probable LRR receptor-like serine/threonine-protein kinase At5g45780, which yields MGSNVVFISLLFLGFSCLRGVCGNAELIALLEIKAALDPENKHLSSWTSDGDPCGGSFEGVACNELNKVGNISLQSRGLAGKLPPAVAQLKCLSGLYLHYNELNGEIPREIANLTELTDLYLNVNNFSGNIPPEIGSMPSLKVLQLSCNQLTGSIPTEFGFLKDLGVLALEYNRLTGLIPASLGNLRMLKRVYLAFNHLSGPIPTRLATAPQLEFLDVQNNTLSGAAPPGLKRLNEGFHGGNNPGLCGVGFPLLRACTRWDDVNINEGEPFMPKSSNNTSPESIPESANFHLHCNESHCSSSSSSKFRELGIIVGAMSLVVTLLVIGAVIMFRSRRRKQKVGNTSEATDDRLSADPGKELCRRSPSTLMNVEYSDRWDPMSPDCCSLGNEFLLGFKYNLEEVESATQHFSEKNLLGKSKFSAVYRGILKDGSVVAIKSINVTACKSEESEFMKGLSLLTSLKHDNLVNLRGFCCSKGRGECFLIYNFASNGTLALYLDLEEGNKRILNWPTRVSIIKGIAKGIGYLHSSEANKPTIIHQNISVEKILLDGQFTPLILDCGLLKLFAEDVVYSALKVSAALGYMAPEYITTGRFTEKSDVYAFGVIILQVLSGKCILNSSMRQAAESCNFTDFIDLNLKGRFFETEAAKLTKIALDCTDELPENRPAMAEVIEELNKPSQSSD from the exons ATGGGTTCCAATGTTGTTTTCATTTCCCTTTTGTTTCTTGGGTTTTCTTGTTTACGTGGTGTTTGTGGAAATGCCGAGCTTATAGCTTTGCTGGAGATAAAGGCTGCTTTGGACCCAGAAAACAAGCACCTTTCTTCTTGGACCAGTGATGGGGATCCCTGTGGTGGCTCCTTTGAAGGGGTGGCTTGCAATGAGCTGAATAAGGTGGGTAATATTTCTCTGCAAAGCAGAGGGCTCGCCGGAAAATTGCCGCCGGCGGTGGCGCAGCTCAAGTGCTTGTCCGGGCTCTACTTGCATTACAATGAATTGAATGGGGAGATTCCCAGGGAGATTGCTAATCTCACTGAGTTGACTGATTTGTACCTCAATGTCAACAACTTTTCTGGGAACATACCCCCTGAGATTGGAAGCATGCCAAGTCTGAAAG TGCTGCAGCTGAGTTGCAACCAGTTAACAGGGAGCATACCTACAGAATTTGGGTTCTTGAAGGATTTGGGTGTTCTAGCTTTGGAATATAACAGGTTGACTGGTCTAATTCCTGCAAGTTTAGGGAACCTTAGAATGCTAAAGAGGGTTTACTTAGCCTTTAATCACCTCTCTGGTCCAATTCCCACTAGATTGGCTACTGCTCCCCAATTGGAGTTTCTTGATGTTCAAAATAACACCCTTTCTGGAGCTGCCCCTCCTG GTTTGAAAAGATTGAATGAAGGATTCCATGGCGGAAATAATCCCGGTTTATGTGGTGTTGGATTCCCTCTGTTGAGAGCTTGCACTCGCTGGGATGATGTAAATATCAATGAGGGTGAACCATTTATGCCTAAATCTAGTAATAATACTTCCCCAGAAAGTATTCCAGAGAGTGCAAACTTTCACCTGCATTGTAATGAAAGCCATTGCTCGAGTTCATCGTCCTCCAAGTTTCGAGAGCTGGGCATTATTGTTGGGGCTATGTCTCTGGTGGTCACATTGTTGGTAATTGGGGCTGTTATCATGTTCCGTTCTCGGAGGCGCAAACAAAAAGTTGGGAACACGTCTGAGGCTACTGACGATAGGCTTAGCGCTGATCCAGGAAAGGAATTGTGCAGGAGAAGTCCATCGACACTCATGAATGTCGAGTATTCAGACCGATGGGACCCAATGAGCCCGGATTGTTGCAGCTTGGGCAATGAATTCTTATTAGGGTTCAAGTATAACTTAGAAGAGGTTGAATCTGCAACTCAGCATTTCTCGGAGAAGAATTTATTGGGGAAAAGCAAATTCTCTGCTGTCTATAGAGGAATATTAAAGGATGGATCTGTAGTGGCCATCAAGAGCATAAATGTAACAGCTTGTAAGTCTGAGGAATCTGAGTTTATGAAAGGGCTGAGCTTGCTAACCTCTCTGAAGCACGATAACCTCGTCAATCTCAGGGGTTTCTGTTGTTCAAAGGGAAGGGGTGAGTGTTTTTTGATCTATAATTTTGCTTCCAATGGTACTTTGGCACTGTACCTTGACCTCGAAGAGGGTAACAAGAGAATTCTCAACTGGCCTACAAGAGTTTCTATCATCAAAGGCATCGCAAAAG GTATTGGGTATTTACACAGTTCTGAAGCCAACAAACCTACCATTATTCATCAGAACATATCAGTGGAGAAAATCCTCCTTGATGGGCAGTTCACTCCACTGATCTTAGACTGTGGCCTTCTAAAACTCTTTGCAGAAGACGTTGTCTACTCGGCCCTCAAGGTCAGCGCTGCCCTCGGGTACATGGCTCCGGAGTACATCACCACCGGACGCTTCACAGAAAAGAGCGATGTCTATGCCTTCGGAGTCATCATCCTCCAAGTACTGTCAGGGAAATGTATACTCAACAGCTCAATGAGACAGGCAGCCGAGTCCTGCAACTTCACAGACTTCATTGACCTGAATCTCAAAGGCAGGTTCTTTGAAACCGAGGCTGCTAAGCTAACCAAAATAGCGCTGGATTGCACAGATGAGCTTCCAGAAAACAGGCCAGCCATGGCTGAAGTTATTGAAGAGCTCAACAAGCCTTCCCAGTCCAGTGATTGA